Genomic segment of Alkalidesulfovibrio alkalitolerans DSM 16529:
TGTGTCGCGGCCCTGAAGTCTCCCGGTTTCGCCGCCGCAGGCATGACCATCCCCGGCGTTCCCGCCGTGCTCGTGGGCCGCAACCGGCATATCGCCTGGGGCGGCACCAACATGCTGGCCCTGCAAAGCATCTTCTACGACGTCTCGCGCCTGCCCACCTCGGCTTTCCGCGAGGTCGAAGAAAAGGCTACGGTACGTTTCTGCGGCCAGCGGGCCCTCCGCTACCGCGAGTGCGACTTCGGCCCCGTGATCTCGGACGCGCCGCTTTTGGCCGCCCTCAACCTGCCGCCCCTGGCCCTCTCCTGGCGCGGCCACCGGCCCAGCGACGAGATCGGCGCCATGCTGGCCGTGAACCGGGCCGAAAATTTCGGCGAATTCAGGGCCGCCTTCGAGCCCTGGGCCGTCTCGGGCCAGCATTTCCTCTATGCCGACGCGCACGGCGGAATCGGACAGGTGGCGGCCCTGGAGTTCGACCCGGCCGCCTCGCGCGCGGCCCTCGACTTTCTGGGCGACCCGGCCGACCCGGCCCACGCCTGGGGCGAGAAGCACCGCTCCACGGAGCTTCCAGCCGTATTCGCGCCCGAGGAGGGACTGCTCGTCTCGGCCAACAATCCCGCCTTCGGCTGCGATCCGGCCCTCACCCTCTTCGAGCAGTCCGACGACCGCTACCATCGCCTGCGCGAACGCATCCTGGCCGCAACCCCTTTCGGCCCGGAGCAGGCCTTCTCCATGCAGCAGGACACCCACTGCGCCACTTCCCTGACCCTGGCGCGACGCATCCGTCTCGCGGCGCTACGCATTGGTCCGCCCGCCGGGACCGAAGCGCTCCTCGACGCCCTGGCCGCCTGGGACGGCCGCTACGAGACCGACTCACGCGGAGCCGCCGCCCTGGAACTCACGGCCCACGCCCTGGCCCGGCGCGTCTTTCCACCCCGCCATGGGCATGGCCCGACGGCCGTCCTCATGGCCTCCCCTGCGGCGCTGCCGCTGCTTGCCGAGGACGTGGGCGAATGTGGCCCCCTGGTGCTCGACAATCTGGCCCCGGCCCTTGCCGAAGCCGCACCGCGCTTCGCCCGCTACCCGGAGTGGGGGGCGCTGCACCACGTGGTGCTCAAACATCCTTTGGCCTCCCTGCCCATTGCGGGCCGCGCCTTCGCACACGGTCGCGAGAAGAGCCCTGGAGGCACCCTGACCGTGCACAAGACCGCCATCCCCCTGGTGGGAGGCCCCCACGACGCCACCTACGGAGCCACGGCCCGGCATGTACACGATCTGGCCGACGAGGACGAAAGCTTCGTCAGCCTCTTGGGAGGCCAGGATGGTGTGGCTGGGAGCGAATCCTTCCTGTCCTTCGCCAAGCTCTGGCGACGCGGCGAATACGTGACCCTACCCCTTCGGCTCGCCACGGCCAAAAAACGTTTCCCCCACGCCATACCGATCCTTCCGGGAGGTGAGCCATGATCGACGTCACTCCCTTCATGCGGATGTACGCGCGGCGCAGACTCGGGATTCTCGCGGCGCAAAATCCGGCGGCCACGCAGGAACGCGAACTGCTCCACCTGCTCAAGCGGGCCGAAAAAACCCGTTTCGGCCGCGACCACAGCTTTTCACGCCTGCGCTCGGTGCACGACTTCCAAAAGGCCGTGCCGCTCAGACGCTACGAGGATTTCTGGCAGGACTACATCTCGCCGCGCTTCCCGGTCATCGACGACGAGCTTTGGCCGGGCAAAACCCCGTATTTCGCCCTCTCCTCCGGCACCACCAAGGGCGTAACCAAGCACTTGCCCGTGACGCCCGACATGGCCCGCTCCAACCGCCAGGGCGGGCTGGACCTGCTCGCGCACCACCTGAACGCGCGGCCAAAAAGCCGCGTCCTGGGCGGCCTGTCCTTTCTCTTCGGCGGCTCCACCGACGTGGTCGAACTGGCTCCCGGCGTGCACGAAGGCGACCTCTCGGGCATCGCGGTGCGTGAACTTCCCTGGTGGATCAAGCCCTGGACCTTCCCGCCGCCCGAACTCGCGCTCATCGCGGACTGGGAGGAGAAAATCGAGCGCCTGATCCCCCTGGCGCTTGGGCGCGACGTGCGCATGATCAGCGGCGTGCCCTCGTGGCTTCTGCTGGCCTTCGACCGTCTAGCCGCGCTGCTCGGCAAAAAGCGCTTCAGGCTTGTCGACGCTTGGCCACACATGGAGATGGTGGTGCATGGAGGCGTGAGCTTCGAGCCCTATGAGGGCCGCTTCCGCGAGCTTTTCGAGGGCTCGCGGGCCGAAACACGCGAGGTCTATCCCGCCTCCGAGGGCTTCGTGGCCGTGGCCGACAGGGGACACGGCCAGGGTCTGCGCATGCTGCTCGACCACGGCATCTTCTTCGAATTCGTGCCCGTGGAGGAGATCGACGCGGATGAGCCCCGCCGTTTCTGGATCGCCGACGCCGAACCGAGCGTGAACTACGCCATCGTCCTCTCCACCTGCGCGGGCCTGTGGAGCTACGTCCTGGGCGACACGGTGAGGTTGGTGGAGAGGAATCCGCCGCGCCTCGTGGTCACGGGCCGCACATCGTACATGCTCTCGGCCTTCGGCGAACACCTCATCGGCGAGGAGATCGAGGAGGCCGTGGCCCGCGCCGCCGCCGCAATGGACGCGCGGCTGGACGATTTCTGCGTGGCTGCCCAGTATCCCTCGCGGGACGGAGAACCAGGCCGCCACCACTACGTGGTCGAGTTCGCCGGGACGGCCCCGGACGAGGAGGGGCTGGCCCGCTTCGCCGCCCTGGTGGACGAACGGCTGATAAAGGCCAACGCCGACTATGCGGCCCATCGCGCCAAGGACTTGCAATTGGCCGGTCCGCGCGTGAGCGCAGCGCCCGTTGGTTTCTTCGCGGCCTGGATGAAGTCGCGCGGCCGCCTAGGCGGCCAGAACAAGGTGCCGCGCGTCATGCGCGACCAGACATTGTTCGGCGGACTGCTCGAATTCCTGGCGAATTTCCCCCGCTGAGGCCGCCGCTGGCCTTATGCCCGGTTATGGGGTAGCAGGTGGCGACGCATCGCCGCCCATTACCAAGGAAGCCTTCATGACCAGCACGCCATACGGCCACGTGAGAATCCCTTTCGCGCGCATCCACCTGGAGTTGACCAACGTCTGCGACTTCAACTGCCTGTTCTGCCCCAAATCCATGATGACCAGGAAATACGGCTACATGGACGAAAGGCTCGCCAAGAAGCTGGTGGAGGAGATCGCGTCCAAAGGGCTGGCGGAGAAGGTCACCTTCCACGTCATGGGCGAACCCACGCTGCACCCGAAGTTCTTCGATATCCTGGAGCACGCCCGCGACATCGGCATGCCCGTGGGCCTGACCACCAACGGCGGGGGTTTGGGCGGCGAGGCGGGCAGACGGCTGCTCGACTACGAACTCAAGCAGATCGACGTCTCGCTGCAAACCCCGGACGCCGAATCCTTCCGGCTGCGCAAGGCGGGCCGCCTGAGCTTCGAGGAGTTTCTCGACGGCATCACCCGCTTCTTCGCGGCCTACCGGACGCGCTGGCCCGAGACGATCTTCAAGTTCCGCTTCCTGAACACGACCTTCCCGCCCAAGGCCATCGAGGAGAAACAAGGCCCCATGCGCGTCATCTCCTCCACGGCCGAGTTGCACGAGGTCTTCGCGGTCTGGATCGGCCGCATCCACGACCTGATGGGCGTGGACGACGACGCCCGGAAGACGGCGCTCTCCCGCCTGAAGAAGCTCAAGGCCTGGAAATGGAACGTGGTCGAGGTGCTGCCCAACACCTTCTTTGAGACCTACATGCTGGGCGACTGGGGCAACGCCTTTTCCGGTGACGCGGTGCACGAGGCCTGGGCAGGCTACTGTTTCGGCATGCGCGACCATTTCGCCGTGCTCTGGAACGGCGACGTGACCCTGTGCTGCGTGGATTTCGACGGCAAGACCAAGATCGGCAACGTGACCAGCACGACCCTCGAAGACATCCTGCATGGCCCTGCCCTTGGCCGGGTGATGCAGGGTTTTCGGCGCTTCCGGCCGATCATGCCGCACTGCCGCAAGTGCCTGGGCTCGCGCAGCAGGCTCTCGTGGCTGGCCAAACCCTTTTTGCAGGTCGGCGGGCTTTCGCTGTTCAAACCCTATTTTCACAAAAAAACCCGGCTCTACGACCGGGGCTGAGCCCCGTGCAAATGCGAAGGGCTCCGGATCGCTCCGAAGCCCTTCATTCCCCCCGATGGAGACCGCTACGCGCGTGTCGCATCAGACATCCATCCCCGTGGTGGTCAGGGCCTGCACGACTTCGCCCCTGGCGTTGTAGACGGGCGAGGCCTCGGTGGCCACCAGCTTGGCAGCAAGACTCGGGTCCTGCAGCACCTTGCGCTGCAACCGGGCCTTCCTGATATCCTTCATCATTTCTGCGTCGGTGGCCGCTTTCTCGACGCCCCGGGACTCGACCACGGGAGCGATGGTGGTGGACTCTATCATGGTTTGCTCCTTGGTTGGCGGTTTCGGGTTGATTTCCTGAGCCGTACCTACTCAATCGGTCCGTCGGCAGGATACTTTAGGGTCCGAAACGTTTTTGGCACATTTAGTGCTCGAAAAGGCCGCATGAACCCGGTCGGCCATAATTCCGTCACACCTCAAACGACGCTGCCGCAGCATCTTGCGTCGCCGCCGCTCGCGGCGTGCTGCGCCCGGCTGTTACACCGCCCCGTGCTGCGCGGCCCGCTCCTCGATCCCACCGCATACGAAGACATCTCGTTGCGCGAGGAGATCGACCGTCTGGCCGAACCCGGAACGCCCATCGACGACGCGGGCCTCGTGCGCCTGCTCGCCAAGTATTTTCACGCCTACGTGCACGGTTCGCACAACGAGCGGCTCTCCCTGGCCGACATAGGCCTGCTCTTCGACCAGTTCCACAACCGTCGCCGGGGCGCGGATTCATTGGAGAACAGGCGTGATTTGCGCGCCTTCCTCCTGCACCACGGCTTCGCCCTGTGCATGCTCGCCGACCTGCCAAAGAGCGCCCACATCCTGCGCCAGATACTGACCGCGCCGCTTTCGCCCCGCGCAGGCGCGCCCTTCCTGGGGCTGGACATCGGCACGGGCACAGGCGTGCTCATGCTGGCCATGCACATCGCGGCCCGGCGGGCGGACTTTGCCGCGCCCCGCACCATCGGCATCGAGCGCGACCAGACCGTGCAGGAGCGCACGGACGCCCTCGTCCGGACCCTTGGCGTGGGACAGGCCATCCTTGGCGACGCCACGCGGCCCGAAACCTATGCCGACCTGCCCGAAGGGCCGGTGTCCTTCGTCTGCAACGAAACGCTACCAAGTCTTGGCAGGCGGATGTGGCGAGAAGATTTCTCGCCCATCAGCGCGGCGCTCTTCGCGACCCTGGGCCAACGGTTGGCTGCGGCGGCCTTCTTCCCGGCCGCGCTGTGGGTGGGCGACGGCCAGGAGATCACCGTGCGGCTTGGGCCCGAAAACGCCTTTTCGCCCGCCACCCGGCCGCCCGTACGCCTGCTCAAGGCCATGGCCATCGAGATGGACGGCGGGGTGCTCCCCCTGGACCGGATCGGCCGGGACTTCGCGCCACACGTGCAGCCCCCGTGGCACGAGCGCCTAGCCAGACGCTGGTAGCCTTTACACCCGCGTTCCCGTCTGCTATCGAACCGGCCCGTCATTCGCCACAGATCAAGGAACCCGAATGGACTTCGCACAGTTCGCGCCTTACCTGCTGACGCCCTTTGTGTGCGCCCTCATCGGCTGGGCCACCAACTGGATCGCCGTGAAGATGCTCTTCCATCCCCGCGAGCCGTGGAAATTCGGCCCGCTCGCGATCCAGGGCATCTTTCCCAAGCGGCAGAAGGCCCTGGCCGCGCGCCTGGGAGAGATGGTGCAGCGCGAACTGGTGAATATGGAAGAGATCGCCGAGGCGCTGCGCGGCCACGACATGTCCGAGCGCTTCCGCGAGGTCATCGACGCCGAGATCGGGCGGCTTCTGACCGAAAAGTTGGTCGAAGCCATTCCCATGGCGGCCATGTTCCTCTCGGAATCCATGATCGAGAAGCTCAAGAAGCTGCTCGTTCCGGAAATCCTGAAGCTGGTGCCCACCCTGGTGGACAAGGCCGCGGGCGAGCTTTCCGCCTGCTACGACATCGAGGCCGCCGTGCGCGCCAAGGTGGAAGCCTTCCCCGTGGAAAAGCTGGAGGAAATCCTCTTCTCCATCATGCGCCGCGAATTCCGCTTCGTGGAGATCACGGGCGGCGTGCTCGGCTTCATGATCGGCTCGGCGCAGTCGCTGCTCTTCTGGCTGCTCCTGTAGACCCGGCGCGACGCCCCGCATTTGTCAAAGTTTCTCGCCCGCCCGATTCATGGCCTTCTTCAGTTCGGCGTAGGCCGACTCGAAGCCCTTGCGAAGCTCCGCAAAGGCGTCCCCGCTGCCGCGCTGCAAAAGATCGAGCTTGTAGCGCGCCTTCTCCACGAGCTCGCTCAATTGGTCGCGGCCGTGGCTGATGGTCTCGCGCGCTTCGCGGCCCAGGCGCTCGGGCTCCTTGGAGTAACGCACCACCGAATTCTTGAGCGCCTCGAACTCCTTGGCGGCGCGGCGCACTATCTCGCGGCTTTCGAGCCAGCTTGCCGCCTCGCCCTTGTCCATGGCCTCGGCCGCGCGGCGCAGATCCTCGCCGGGCGAAAAAACCACGGCCTTGCGCGCGGGAATGGCAATGGCCTCGCCCGTGGAGGGATTGCGACCCGTGCGCGCGGCCCGCGCCCGAACGTGGAAGGCCCCGAACTGCCGCAGCATGACCCGGCCGTCCGTGGTGAGACCTTTGACGAGACCTTCCAGGATGGCCTCGTAGCATTCCTCGGCTTGGCGGTTGGACGAGAGCCCTGCCCGTTCCTTCATGTACGACGTCAGATAATCCTTGGCCATGTAGCGTCTCCTTGACTGCTCGGAAAAAAGGTTTACCACTAGGCGTCCGTAACACACTTCGAGCTATTCCGCCATGTCCCGGACGAAAAAGACATGAAAAAAAATGATGCGGCGGATGGGGAAAAGATGTCCGACGAATACGCGAAGTTTGAAGAGACCTTGAGCAGCTGCGAGTCCTGGCCCTGCGACTACTGCTTCAAATTCATCGTGCCCGCGGCGAGCGTGCCCGAGATGATGGAGCTTTTCGTCGGTTTTTCCGTGACCACGCGGGAGAGCAGCAAGGGAAGCTTCGTCAGCGTCACGGCCACGGCAACGATGCGCACGGCCGCCGAGGTGGTGGCCGTCTATCGCCAAGCGGCTACCGTCCCTGGCGTCATCTCCCTCTAGGCAGGTCGCCTGGAAAGCACCATCTGCGGCGTTGCCGCGAGAAATCCAGCCCCTCGCGTATTCTTTGATACGCGTCGGGTCTGGATTTCTCTTGCGCCTTGCATCTGGCGCTTTCCAGGCGACCTGCCGCAGTGCAAAGGACCAGCAACGCCGCAGATGGGGCTTTTTCAACGGCCTGAGACGATGGAGACTGAGGCCGAGCACCCCAGCACATCCGCCCCGGCCGCGAGCATGGCCCTGGCCTGGGCCAGGGTCTTGATGCCGCCCGAAGCCTTCACCCCCATCCCAGTGCCCACGGTGGCGCGAAGGAGCGCCACGGCCCGCTCGCTGGCCCCGCCCGGGCCGAACCCCGTCGAGGTTTTGACGAATGCGGCGCCCGCCGCCTTGCCGATGGCCGCGCCCGCGACGATCAGATCTTCCGGCAGCGCGGCCGTCTCCAGGATGACCTTGACCGCGAAGGGCGCGGCCACGGCGACCACGGCCCCGATGTCGCGGTAGACGGTCATGAAATCCCGCTTTGCAAGCGCCGCGCGATTGATGACCATGTCCAGTTCGACCGCTCCGGCCGAAAGCGCCTCGTTGGCTTGGCGCACCTTCTCGTCCGTGGTCTCCAGGCCACTTGGGAATCCCACCACCGCCGCCACCTTGATCCCGCTTCCGGCCAGCCGCCGCGAAACCAAGTCCGCGTGGCGCGGGTAGACGCACACGGCGCGAAAGCCGTGCGCCACGGCCTCGTCGCACAGGCGTGACAGGGCCTCGCCCGAAGCGTCCGGGTCGAGCAGGGTGTGGTCGATGGCGGCCGCGACCGACTTGGGGGAAATGGCGTCCGTGTTCATGTTCCTGGGCATACGCAATGCCCCTCGCCTTGCCAAGCAGGGACGATATGGTATGCTTCGGCGACATCGAAACCACAAGGAGCCGCCGTGTCCCTTCGCCGCACTTCCTTTCGCCTTCTCGCCGTGTCGCTCGTCATGCTGGGCCTTGCCTCCTGCGCGCCCAAGATCAAGGTCTTCCAGGACTATTCCGAACCGCTGCGCGAGACCGTGCTGCAAGGCGAGGCGCGCGAAAAGGTGTTGCTCGTACCCGTGCGCGGCGTGATCAGCGACGAGACGCGGCGGGGCCTTCTCTCCGCGCGGCCCGGCACGGTGCAGGAACTGGCCGCGCACCTGCAAAAGGCCGCGCGCGACCCCGATATCAAGGCCGTGGTCCTGACCATCGACTCACCCGGCGGCGCGGTCACGGCCTCGGACGTGGCGCACCGGGAAATCGAACGCTTCACCAAGGCCACGGGAGTCCCCGTGGTGGCCTGCCTTATGGGCATGGCCGCGTCTGGCGGCTACTACGTGGCGCTCTCCGCGGAGCGCATCGTGGCTCATCCGACCACGGTCACGGGCTCGGTGGGCACCATCTTCGTGCAGCCGCGCGTGGACGGACTCATGGACAAGATCGGCGTCTCGGTCACAGCCTACACCTCGGGCGACAAGAAGGACATGGGATCGCCCTTCCGCCCGGCCACGGACGAGGAGCGCGCGCTGTTTCGCGAGATCATCGGCGACCTGAACGCCCGCTTTCTGGATCTGGCAACGACCCGGCGCGACCTTTCGGGCGAGCGACTGACCAAAGTGGCGGACGGCCGGGTCGTGACCGCCTCCACGGCGCTCGCCCTTGGGCTTGTGGACCGCGTGGGCTATCTCGACGACGCCCTGGCCGAGGCCCGTGCCCTGGCCGGACTGCCCGACGACGCGCGCGTGGTGGCCTATCGCCGCACCGTGTACGCCGACGACACGGTGCACAACCCGGCCACGGCTCTGGGCCCCGAGGCGGGCCTGAAGCTGATCGAACTGGGCGCGGCCGAGTCCGCCCTGTCGCTCAAACCAGGATTCTACTGGCTCTGGCTGCCGACAGTGGATTGAACGAGAGACAAGGACACACCATGAGCCCTGCCAAATCCGACAAGCAACTCGCCGACGAAAAAAAGACGGACGCCCAAAAGACGACGGCCGCGCCGTCGCACGAATGGTTCATTCCCGAAGAGAGCCGGGGCTACCTGCGCCAACTCTTCGCTTCCCTCAAGGATCCGGTCGGACTCGTGCTCTACTCGGGGGCCGGGCAAAACGACGAATTCGTCGAATTCACCCGCAAATTCTGTCGCGACCTCGACCATCTTTCGGACAAGATCTCGCTCGCCGAGCGCGGTCTGGACAGCGACGAAGCCAAGGCGGCGGGAATCGCCGAATCGCCTACCATCGCCATCGCGCCCGAGCGCTACGACATCCGCTTCACCGGCGCCCCCGCGGGCGAGGAAGGCCGCTCCTTCATCGAGACCATCGCCCTGTGCTCGCTCGGTCAAAGCGGCC
This window contains:
- a CDS encoding penicillin acylase family protein — protein: MNITFRDSLFSGLGLASRFPFLLRPRSLSVSDRLAAFPTGKMPLHAPAEVRFDDLLIPYVHAEDDRDLPFLLGVVHAFLRLGQMELFRATATGRLCELFGAPAMRLDASLRRMGLARAVPAMLASLSPATSAWIERYAQGVSFMAAKSRGLSPETDFYQSAARPWSATDVLAVGRLISSDINWLFWLVRLRAYRDPGWPGLWERMTSLARCAAPSFVPDANDAADALWSTLGASQKAGSNCVAVAGSRTKNGAGLLAGDAHVQLSLPPLWCVAALKSPGFAAAGMTIPGVPAVLVGRNRHIAWGGTNMLALQSIFYDVSRLPTSAFREVEEKATVRFCGQRALRYRECDFGPVISDAPLLAALNLPPLALSWRGHRPSDEIGAMLAVNRAENFGEFRAAFEPWAVSGQHFLYADAHGGIGQVAALEFDPAASRAALDFLGDPADPAHAWGEKHRSTELPAVFAPEEGLLVSANNPAFGCDPALTLFEQSDDRYHRLRERILAATPFGPEQAFSMQQDTHCATSLTLARRIRLAALRIGPPAGTEALLDALAAWDGRYETDSRGAAALELTAHALARRVFPPRHGHGPTAVLMASPAALPLLAEDVGECGPLVLDNLAPALAEAAPRFARYPEWGALHHVVLKHPLASLPIAGRAFAHGREKSPGGTLTVHKTAIPLVGGPHDATYGATARHVHDLADEDESFVSLLGGQDGVAGSESFLSFAKLWRRGEYVTLPLRLATAKKRFPHAIPILPGGEP
- a CDS encoding GH3 family domain-containing protein, with protein sequence MIDVTPFMRMYARRRLGILAAQNPAATQERELLHLLKRAEKTRFGRDHSFSRLRSVHDFQKAVPLRRYEDFWQDYISPRFPVIDDELWPGKTPYFALSSGTTKGVTKHLPVTPDMARSNRQGGLDLLAHHLNARPKSRVLGGLSFLFGGSTDVVELAPGVHEGDLSGIAVRELPWWIKPWTFPPPELALIADWEEKIERLIPLALGRDVRMISGVPSWLLLAFDRLAALLGKKRFRLVDAWPHMEMVVHGGVSFEPYEGRFRELFEGSRAETREVYPASEGFVAVADRGHGQGLRMLLDHGIFFEFVPVEEIDADEPRRFWIADAEPSVNYAIVLSTCAGLWSYVLGDTVRLVERNPPRLVVTGRTSYMLSAFGEHLIGEEIEEAVARAAAAMDARLDDFCVAAQYPSRDGEPGRHHYVVEFAGTAPDEEGLARFAALVDERLIKANADYAAHRAKDLQLAGPRVSAAPVGFFAAWMKSRGRLGGQNKVPRVMRDQTLFGGLLEFLANFPR
- a CDS encoding radical SAM/SPASM domain-containing protein; protein product: MTSTPYGHVRIPFARIHLELTNVCDFNCLFCPKSMMTRKYGYMDERLAKKLVEEIASKGLAEKVTFHVMGEPTLHPKFFDILEHARDIGMPVGLTTNGGGLGGEAGRRLLDYELKQIDVSLQTPDAESFRLRKAGRLSFEEFLDGITRFFAAYRTRWPETIFKFRFLNTTFPPKAIEEKQGPMRVISSTAELHEVFAVWIGRIHDLMGVDDDARKTALSRLKKLKAWKWNVVEVLPNTFFETYMLGDWGNAFSGDAVHEAWAGYCFGMRDHFAVLWNGDVTLCCVDFDGKTKIGNVTSTTLEDILHGPALGRVMQGFRRFRPIMPHCRKCLGSRSRLSWLAKPFLQVGGLSLFKPYFHKKTRLYDRG
- a CDS encoding DUF445 domain-containing protein; protein product: MDFAQFAPYLLTPFVCALIGWATNWIAVKMLFHPREPWKFGPLAIQGIFPKRQKALAARLGEMVQRELVNMEEIAEALRGHDMSERFREVIDAEIGRLLTEKLVEAIPMAAMFLSESMIEKLKKLLVPEILKLVPTLVDKAAGELSACYDIEAAVRAKVEAFPVEKLEEILFSIMRREFRFVEITGGVLGFMIGSAQSLLFWLLL
- a CDS encoding HU family DNA-binding protein; translation: MAKDYLTSYMKERAGLSSNRQAEECYEAILEGLVKGLTTDGRVMLRQFGAFHVRARAARTGRNPSTGEAIAIPARKAVVFSPGEDLRRAAEAMDKGEAASWLESREIVRRAAKEFEALKNSVVRYSKEPERLGREARETISHGRDQLSELVEKARYKLDLLQRGSGDAFAELRKGFESAYAELKKAMNRAGEKL
- a CDS encoding DUF493 family protein encodes the protein MSDEYAKFEETLSSCESWPCDYCFKFIVPAASVPEMMELFVGFSVTTRESSKGSFVSVTATATMRTAAEVVAVYRQAATVPGVISL
- the deoC gene encoding deoxyribose-phosphate aldolase, which codes for MPRNMNTDAISPKSVAAAIDHTLLDPDASGEALSRLCDEAVAHGFRAVCVYPRHADLVSRRLAGSGIKVAAVVGFPSGLETTDEKVRQANEALSAGAVELDMVINRAALAKRDFMTVYRDIGAVVAVAAPFAVKVILETAALPEDLIVAGAAIGKAAGAAFVKTSTGFGPGGASERAVALLRATVGTGMGVKASGGIKTLAQARAMLAAGADVLGCSASVSIVSGR
- the sppA gene encoding signal peptide peptidase SppA, with product MSLRRTSFRLLAVSLVMLGLASCAPKIKVFQDYSEPLRETVLQGEAREKVLLVPVRGVISDETRRGLLSARPGTVQELAAHLQKAARDPDIKAVVLTIDSPGGAVTASDVAHREIERFTKATGVPVVACLMGMAASGGYYVALSAERIVAHPTTVTGSVGTIFVQPRVDGLMDKIGVSVTAYTSGDKKDMGSPFRPATDEERALFREIIGDLNARFLDLATTRRDLSGERLTKVADGRVVTASTALALGLVDRVGYLDDALAEARALAGLPDDARVVAYRRTVYADDTVHNPATALGPEAGLKLIELGAAESALSLKPGFYWLWLPTVD